In Pannonibacter sp. XCT-53, the sequence TTACCACTCGACCGGTTCGATCCGTGTCTGCGCGAACATCGGCACATGGGCCTCGAAGCCCGCGAGCCAGGTTGCCAGATGCGGGCAGTTGTCCCGCCAGGCGCCCTTGAAGCGCAGGTCCAGATAGCCGAGCGCGCAGGCGAGCGCGATGTCGCCGATGTTGACCAGCGGGCTGGTGACGGCGCGCGGCGGCACGGCCTCCAGCGCCGACAGGGCGCGGGCAACCTTGTCTGCCTGATAGGCAACCCAGTCCGGGTGACGCCGCTCTTCCGGGCGCAGGCGCTTCTCGTAGACCTGCAGGATGCTGGCATCGTTGATGCCGTCCGCCAGGGCCTGCAGCCGCAGCACCTCGAAGCGGCTGGCGTCGGCCGGGATGATGCGCAGGCCCGGCGAGATGTGATCCAGATACTCCACGATCACCCGGCTGTCGTAGAGCACGGTGCCGTCCGGAAGGATCAGGGCCGGGATCTTGCCGAGCGGATTCTGGATGCGGATCGTGTCGTCGGGATTGGTCGTGTCGGCCGGATCGATGGTGATCCGGTCCAGCAGTCCAAGCACGCTTGCAGCCACCTTCACCTTGCGGCCGAAGGGTGAGGCGGGAGACGAACGCAGTACCAGCATGGGTGGGGAACTCCTTCAGCGGTGGGAGCTCAACTGTGCATGCCGGGATGCCGGCCGCAAGGGGCAGATGGCCGCAAATCGCTGGTATCTTTGAGCTAAACTCTAATGGAATGTCTTAGGGCTTTTTAAAGGATTGTGGCTAGGGTCGCGACTGAGACGAGACTTGGAGCATTTGGAAGTGGCCGTCGCACAGCTCTGGAGCAGATACTGGTTCGCCCGCTGCCTGTTGGAAACAGGGCTGCTGGCGTGCCTTTTCTACGCGCTGTCCGGCCCTGCCTTCGACGGTCTGCGGCCCGGCTTTGCCGAAGAACCGCTGCGCGCCTATCGCGTGGCCGTGACGGAGGCCGCCAGGGAAACCGCCTCGATCCTCGATGCTGGCCCGGCCCGGCTGGCCGTCATGCGTGTCGAGCGGCTGAAGCGCGACTACATCGACCGCAACATCAAGCTCGCCATGCCGAAGTGACCGCGGGTGCAGGTTGCACCTCGACCTGGCAGCCCGACCTCGTTGGCTCAGGGGGCCGGCACCTCGACGACCCGGGCCCGGCAATCGGCCCGGTCAACAGCCGGGCAGGACCGGAAGTTCAGCTCCTTGTCGAAGCAGATGCGGACTTCCTTCAGCTTGCCGGCATCGCAGGTGGTGGCGATCGCGTTGTCACGCAGGCCCGGATTGGACATGCGGAACGCCGTCTCGACCGCATCCGGGCCGATGCGCCCGCCGTTGCGCAGGTTCTGGAACGCGGCCGGAATCGTGATCTTCTCGAAGGCAGCCCGGGTGAGGTCGAAATAGGCGGCGGCCGACAGGCCGGTGCAACTGCCATGCTTGCGCCACTGGTGCTGGATCAGTCCGCGGCTCGGCATGATGTCGAACAGGCCCTCGACGATCTCGCGGCTCGGCTGGTTTTCGCGCGGCAGCGCGCAGAAATCCGGCCAGCCCCGTTCATGCTGCGGCCACAGCCCGTGCACGATGAAGCGGAACGGCCGCGCGGCGCGGCACTGCTGCGGGTCGGCCCGGGCCCCGGCTGTCGCGCAATAGGTCGGCGACCAGGACAGCGCCAGGACGTAGAAGTCGAAATCCCCGGCCTCATCGTCGTCGGCGCGGGCGGTCGTGGCCGGGAGCAGCGCAACTCCCAGCAGCACCAGCAGGGCGGACAGGCAGCCGTGGATCGCCTGCCTCACATCTGAAACCGAAAGACGCATCGCCAAACCCGACCTCGGCAGCCGCATCAGGGACGCACGGTCCGGCAGCCGCCGTTATGCACGTGCCAGCGGTCCAGCCCCTCGAGGCAGGCATCGACGCGCCAGCCGACCGAGGCAAATCCGTTGTACTCGACAAGCGCGTAATGCACGCCATGCCGGCTGCCGTCCGACAGCGTGGCGATGCCGCTGCAGTAGCGGCGCGCGAGCGGGCTGATGCCATCGGCGCGATAGCCCACTTCGGCGATGCGCTCGATCCCGGTGATCGTGCGCCCGCCGTAGTAGATGGCATCGGCCGACGCGACACGCCCGGCGACCGCGCCCTGCACGGAGGCGTCGCTGCAGGCCGGCAGGCGCGGCTCGCTCGTCACCGCGAAATAGACCCGCTCCTGGGCCTGCACCGCGGTACCGGACAGGGTCGCCCCGGACAGGAGAAGGGCGGCGACGGCAAGGCGGGTTGCTTGCAGGGACAGGCGCATGGGCAAGGCTCCGGAACAGGGCACGAAACTGACGCAGCGACCTTGGCCGAGGGGCGTTTGGGCGTCAAGGCCGGATCGCTGCGCTCTGCCGGCGGCGGCCGTGTGTGTTGTCGGGAGCGGCCGTCTTGGCCCGGCTGCGGTCACTCCGGGATGATCTGGCGGACCACTGCCTCAGCGTCCGGCCCTTCACCCAGCACATCGCGCAGCCAGGGCAGGGCAACGCGCATGTCGTCGGCCAGGGTGTAGGGGGCGTTGACGAGCGTCATGCCGGAACCGCGCATCGGGCTGTCCGGATCGCTGCGGCCGATGCTCAGTTCCAGCGTCAGGACGTCACGCACGCCGGCCTCCTCCAGCGTGCGGTGGAACCGGTCGATGCCCTTGCGGTCCTTCAGCGGGTACCAGACCAGATACATGCCGTTGGTCCAGCGCTTCCAGGCCTTGACGAGGCCGTCGGCAATCCGCTCGAACTCGTCGGTCACCTCGAAGGCCGGGTCGATCAGGACCAGGCCGCGCTTCTCCTTGGGCGGAACGAAGCTTCCGAGCGCCAGCCAGCCGTCGAGGTGGATCACCTTCACCTGCCAGTCTCCGGCAAAGCGACCGGCCAGTGTGGCATGATCGGCCGGATGCAGCTCGGTCAGCGTCAGCCGGTCCTGCGGCCGCATCAGCATTCGCGCCAGCATCGGCGAGCCCGGATAGATCTCGAGAGGACCGGCCGGATTGGCTGCGGCCACGGCCTCGAGCCAGGGGGCAAGAATGCGTGCGACCGCGTCCGGCCGCGCCTCCGCCAGCACCCGGCCGATGCCGCGCTGCCACTCGCCGGTCTTCTGCATTTCCTCCAGCGCCAGCGGGTAGGCGCCGATGCCGGCATGGGTGTCGATGACGCGGAACGGCTGGTCCTTGCGCTTGAGGTAGGTCAGGCAGGCGGCCAGCACGGCGTGCTTGAGCACGTCGCCAATGTTGCCGGCGTGATAGGCGTGGCGGTAGTTCATCGGATCATGTCCTTGGCATCTGCGGGGCGAACGAGGAAGATCACGGCCTTGCTGCCGTGATCGGCCCGCCCGGTGATCTCGAACCCGAGACGCTGGTGAAAGCGCAGCGAACCGGGATTGGCCGGTCTTTCGTTCACCTCGCATGTCAGGGGCCGGCCCGTGCCGGCCTCGGCGGCGGCCAGCGCCGCATAGAGCTGCGCACCCAGGCCCTGGCTGCGCTGTCCTTCGGCGAGCGCGATGCGGTCGACATAGGCCATGCGCGGGTGGCGTGCGGCGAGCCAGGCATAATTGGGGCTGCCATACGCCGCTCCCTCATGCAGGCACAGCAGGAATCCCGCCACTCCGGCGTCCGCCGTCTCGGCAACAAGCACATGGGCCGCCTGTTGCATCAGCCGGGCGAGGCTGTCTGCGTCGAGGTCACCGACCGCAGGCACATTGGCCTGGTTGATGGCGAGGAGGTCCGGAAGGTCGTCAAGTCGGGCGGGTCTGATCGGCATGGGTCGGCTTTGGTGCGAGAGGTCGGCATATGGCGGCAGGGGCAGGGGGGGCGTCAAGCGTGGTGTGCCGAAGGACGCGGGCGGGCGTGCGTTTCCGCAGCCTGCGGAGGCGCCGCATCACCCCAGGGTTCCGGGCCAGGCCCCAGCACGGATCCGGCATTGTCCCTTCGCTGGCCCTGCGCTGGTTCTGCGCTGACCCGGGACCGGCCCTGTGCCGGCCCCGCACTGACCCTGCACTGGCTCGGGACAGGCACGCTCTCGGGCCATGGTCGGCATGAGCCCGGGGCAATGGAGGCGCGGAGCAGGCTGTCCGGCCCGTCGCCTTCCTCTGCGTCCCAGACCCTGCGCCGGCCGGTGGCCGCGTGATCCATGCGCCCTGACGGATCAGACCGACCGGTCTTCTGTCCCTGCCTGATGTCGTGCTTGCTGCCGTGTTTTCTGGCTGGCCTTGCTGGCTGGCCTTTTCGGCTGGTCTTGTCTGCCAGCTGCACCCCTCTGCAGAGACCCTGCCGACATGATCGCCTGAGCGCCCGGCAGCGGGGGACTGCGGGCCCTGGCTGGTCAGTGGGAAGCCAGTGGGATGCCTGCGGGATGCCAGTCGGAAGCCAGTCGCGGCCAGCCGGTTTGGGGTCAGTCTGTGATGTCCCGCCAGACCGTTGCAGCCCGGGTCCTGGCTCGGCAGGGCCCTGCGCGCCCGCCAGCCGGACGCCCCGAAATACGGCCGTTTCCGCCAGACCTTTGCAAGCCCGATGCCGGCTCACCAGACGTGTCCCAACAGACGTGACTCCGTGGAAGGGTGACTCACCAGACGTGACACAGTGGACGTGCCCCACCAGACGTGACGCCGTGGCTGGTGGCTCACCAGACGGTGACCTGCCAGACGGGGCCCAGCAGACGCGACCTGCCGGCCGCTGGCCCTAAAAAACTCGACCCATGGATCGGGGATCCATGGGTCGAGCATCATGGGTTCCGGGACGCCGGCAGACGATCAGTCGTCGTAGCCGTCGTCGTCCTGGTCCTGGCCGGCATCTGCCGCGCCGGAGGCATCGCCTTCGAGCAGCTGCAGGTTCACCGCCTTCGGGCCCTTGCCGCGACGATCCGGCTCGGTCTCGAAGGAGACGCGCTGGCCGCTGTCGAGGGACTGGAAGCCCGACCGCTCGACGGCCGAGATGTGGACGAACACATCGGCTTCGCCGTTGTCCGGAGTGATGAAGCCAAAGCCCTTGTCGGCCTTGAAGAACTTCACCGTACCCGGCTGACGCGGGCCGCGCTCGACCGGAGCGTCGAACTCGGGACGCGGACGACGCGGACGGAAGCCGCCTTCGCCGTCACCATCCCCGCCGCCGCCGCCACCGCCGAAGCGGCCACCGCCGCCACCGCCGCCGCCGCCGAAGCGTCCGCCGCCACCACCGTAGCCGCCGCCGCCGCCGTCACGGCCGCCGCCGAAACCGCCGCGACCACCGCCGCCACCATAACCGCCGCCGCCTTCGCGGCCGCCACCACCATAGCCGCCACGGCCGCCGCCGTAACCGCCACCGCCTTCACGGCCGCCGCCGTAGCCGCCGTCACGCCCGCCGCCATAACGGCTGCCGCCGTCACGATCGCCGGATGCATATTCATCACGGCCGTAGCCGTAGCCACCAGTGCGGCGGGCACCGCCAAAGTCACCGCCGCCAAAGTCACTGCCGCCGCCGAAATCGCTGCCGAAGTCCTGCGGACCGCCGAACTCGCGCTTGCCGCCGCGCCGTCCGCGCGCCCGCCGGTCCGAATCGCCATCGTGCATTGCTGAATCACCTTCATTACGTGCCGCCTTCGACGGCACCGACCCATTCCTCGTTAATCCGCATCAAGATGCGGGCTTCCGTGCAGGCTTTTGGCCTGCACATGCCAACAGCCATGGTATTGGGGTGAAACAACACTGCCGCAACCCGATCCAGTCCGCCGCAAAAAATATCATAGCTGTGCGTTAGGGCTTCGGGCAAGCGAATCCTTATCGATCTTTCGTATTCGCTGTCCGAGACACCGACGAGCTTTGCACACTATCCCGCAACGGAACTTCCTTTTCATCAGCGTGGTCGGGCCTGCACTCTTCTGCGGCAAGCAACCCGGCCGGCGCGCCCAGAACAGGTTCCGTCGAGAGGAAATCAGCGAGGGGCATCCGGAAATACGCGCAAACAGGCGGTCGCAAGCGGCCTTTCTACCGGGCGTTGTCACCTGTGTTTGCTGCAAGTGCATTATTTCAGCGCACCGAACGGGTTAGATTTAAACCGTCCGGTTTTGGGCTGCCGGACCTTGGCGCAAGACCTCTGATCTTGCGCGTTCGGTTCGCGTTCCGTTGCCGGAAAACGCCCGGATCCGGGCCGGTTCGTGACCCGGGCCGGCTGCCCATGGCTCACGTCGGCGACGGGCCGCGCCGTGACTGCCCGGTTGTGCTTGCCTGTCGCGTGGTCAAGCCTGTAGTCAGGCAACAGACGAGCCGAACGGAGCCAGATCCGCATGTCCAGCGCCACCGATGACACCCTGCCGCCGATCCAGGTCGCGATCATTCCCGTCACCGGGTTCCAGCAGAACTGTTCGCTGATCTGGAACCCGGCCACCATGGCCGGTGCCGTTGTCGATCCGGGCGGGGATGTGGAGATCATTCTCGAGACGATCAAGGCCTACAAGGTCTCGGTCGAGCGGATCCTGCTCACGCATGGGCATCTGGATCATGTCGGCGGTGCGGCCGATCTGGCGGCGGCGCTTGGCGTGCCGGTGGAAGGCCCGCACGAGGCCGATCGCCCCCTGATCGCGCGGGTGGAGGAACAGGCCATCAAGTTCGGCGTGTCGGGGCTCAAGAGCGTCGAACCGGACCGCTGGCTGTCGGAGGGCGAGACGGTCCGGATCGCCGACCGGGACTTCTCGGTCCTGCATTGCCCCGGCCATGCCCCCGGGCATGTCGTCTTCTACAATCCGGACCTGAAGTTTGCGGTCTCGGGCGATGTGCTGTTTGCCGGGTCCGTCGGACGCACGGACTTGCCCGGCGGCGACCATGCCACGCTCATTCACTCGATCCGCACCAAGCTGCTGCCGCTGGGTGACGATGTCACCTTCCTGCCGGGCCACGGCGAGGCGTCCACGCTCGGACATGAGCGGCTGACCAATCCGTTCCTGCGCTGACGCCAGGTCAGAGCAGGCTGCGCAGGTCCTCGATCCGGTCGTTGACCAGCCAGCCGTAATAGTTCTCCTGGGGCCAGGTGCTGCCGGAGCGGCGGAACTGGGCCGCGCGGCCCCACGGATTGCCGAGATTGTAGAGCGTCGCCGTCAGGCCGGGATTGCCGGAAATGTCGACGCCGGCCACGGTCCGGTACGCCTCGATGGCATCCTGGATGATCGCGGCCATGTAGTGCAGCGAGATGTTGGGATCCATCGTTGCCTGATAGATCTCGTTGGCATCCCGGGCCGTGAGCCGCGCGAACCGGCTCTCGCGGGCAACGCGATCCGTCATCTTCAGCACGGTCAGCGGGTTCAGCTGGCCAAGGCCGAAGCTCTGTCCGGCGAAGAGCGGCTGGAAGAAGGTCTCGTTGAGGTTGGTGCGCGGAAAGCGCTTGCCGTCGACCGTGCGGCCACGGAACGTGCTTTCCCAGACGCCCTCGTAGCAGGTCCACAGCGCGTTGCTGTCCTCCTGCCGGGCGGCGGTGTTGCACTCGGCAAACTGCGGCCGCAGGACGAAATCCGCCACATCCTCGCCGTCATACTGGAACCGGAGGCTGACGCCGGCATAGGCGAGCGCCTTGACGTAGTAGCTCTGCGCGCTGTCGAGCGAATCAAAGTTGTAGGTGTGTTCGCCGACGATCGCCCCGATCATGTGCAGCGGGTCGATGCCGTAGCGGGCCGAGACGCGCTTGATGTCGGCGATCAGGCTGCGGTCACGGCGCAGCACGGTAAGGACACGCTCGAACTTGGCATCGTAGGAGGATTTCAGCGCGGCCGTGCGGCGCGCCGAGGCAAAGGGAATGGCCGGCTGCTCCGCGTTGCGGTTGCCTTCCGGCACCACGCGGGCCCCGTCGGCGCGCGCAGGGCTGCTCACGGCGCAGGACAAGGCAATGCCCAGGGCTGCGAACAGGCTGGCAAGGGTCACAGACAAGCGCCGTGCCGGGCGCGGATTTCCGGTCAATTCCATTGCCTGACTCCAGGCCCCCATGGCCTGCACTTACACAGGGCTATGAGCAAACTTCAAGACGAAAACATGGCTTTTGGCCGACAAGTTTCAGCCATCCGGCAACAATTTCACACCTTGGCGAATCGAGCATGGGCCGGAGCCTAGGAACCACTGCCGCGAGGGAACTGGCAAGCGTCCGGAGAGCCGAATTTCATCTTTTTTCGGACCCGCGCCGGGCTGGCCCCATGCGCAGCTGGACCGACGCCGGCACGCCGACCAGGGCGAGGAATTCCTGATGCCGTCGCAGCCCGCACAGCTCGCGCTGGATGATGACGTGCCAGAGGGCCTCGCCGGCCTCGTCGCGGCGCTGCTCGAGCCGCTCGAGCCGATGGGCGCGTTCGTCCTCGCCCGCCTCGGCAAGCCGCCGCTCCGCCGCCGCGAGCCGGTGCAGGGCCTCGTCCAGCTTGCCCGTCAGCCGGGCAAGGGTCGCGGCCTTCTCGGCCAGCACGTCCTGGCGCAGGGCGGCGGCAATCGGATCTTCCGGGTCGGGGGATCGCGAGGAGGGCGGGCGCAGGCTCATAGGGGGCAGCGGGGTGGTGAGGGATCGGGCACGCGGGACTTGGCAAGTGGGACTGGGCAAGCGGGACTGTCAGAGGGCCGGTCGGCCGGAACCGGGCACCCCGTCCACGCCCGCCGCTGCATCCGGCGCAAGGGGGGCGGGGGCGAGAACCGGCATCATCTTCAGCAACCAGACCAGTGTGACCGCCTTCAGCAGGCAGGGCAAGGCGGCGTAGGCGAGGCTGAGCAGAAGCCCGCCCGTCTCGGTCAGGGCGCTGCCGGGGACGTAGCCGAGCAGGCCGAGCGTCGGCAGGACCAGCCCGGTGGCGAGGGCCAGCGCTGCCTTGGAGACGAAGGTCATCACGGAGTAGAGGCGGGAGGCCGCGTCCTGGGCCCGGTCGCGGGCGATGTGGTCGGCAAGGATCGCTGCCGGAAGGGCAAGGTCGGCGCCAAGCGCCAGGCCCGAGAGGATGCAGACCACCGCATAGGCCGTGACGTCGCCCGGACCGAGCAGGCTTGCCCAGACGAAGGTCGCGATCGCCAGTCCCATGGACAGGGCCCAGGCCTGCGGCTTGCCGAACCGGGCGGCAATGCGCGGCCAGAGCGCCATCGACAGCGCACCGGACAGGAAATAGGCAAGCAGGAACAGCCCGGTCTGTGCTTCGGCCCCGATCCGGTCGCGGATGAAGAACATCACCAGCACGGCCGGGATGCTGCCGGCCACGGTGTTGGCGAGATAGAGGCCGAAGAACTGGCGCCGCCAGCGACCCGCCAGAACCTCGCGCCAGCCCACCCCGGCCTCGTCGGCAGCCGGGGCATCCAGCTGTGCCCGGCGCAGCCAGCGCAGCAGCAGCAGCAGGCCCAGGGCGAGCAGCGGCAGATAGAGGAGCGCCAGCCG encodes:
- a CDS encoding DUF1402 family protein; the protein is MELTGNPRPARRLSVTLASLFAALGIALSCAVSSPARADGARVVPEGNRNAEQPAIPFASARRTAALKSSYDAKFERVLTVLRRDRSLIADIKRVSARYGIDPLHMIGAIVGEHTYNFDSLDSAQSYYVKALAYAGVSLRFQYDGEDVADFVLRPQFAECNTAARQEDSNALWTCYEGVWESTFRGRTVDGKRFPRTNLNETFFQPLFAGQSFGLGQLNPLTVLKMTDRVARESRFARLTARDANEIYQATMDPNISLHYMAAIIQDAIEAYRTVAGVDISGNPGLTATLYNLGNPWGRAAQFRRSGSTWPQENYYGWLVNDRIEDLRSLL
- a CDS encoding ribonuclease T2 family protein; protein product: MRLSVSDVRQAIHGCLSALLVLLGVALLPATTARADDDEAGDFDFYVLALSWSPTYCATAGARADPQQCRAARPFRFIVHGLWPQHERGWPDFCALPRENQPSREIVEGLFDIMPSRGLIQHQWRKHGSCTGLSAAAYFDLTRAAFEKITIPAAFQNLRNGGRIGPDAVETAFRMSNPGLRDNAIATTCDAGKLKEVRICFDKELNFRSCPAVDRADCRARVVEVPAP
- a CDS encoding glutathione S-transferase, whose product is MLVLRSSPASPFGRKVKVAASVLGLLDRITIDPADTTNPDDTIRIQNPLGKIPALILPDGTVLYDSRVIVEYLDHISPGLRIIPADASRFEVLRLQALADGINDASILQVYEKRLRPEERRHPDWVAYQADKVARALSALEAVPPRAVTSPLVNIGDIALACALGYLDLRFKGAWRDNCPHLATWLAGFEAHVPMFAQTRIEPVEW
- a CDS encoding 23S rRNA (adenine(2030)-N(6))-methyltransferase RlmJ, which gives rise to MNYRHAYHAGNIGDVLKHAVLAACLTYLKRKDQPFRVIDTHAGIGAYPLALEEMQKTGEWQRGIGRVLAEARPDAVARILAPWLEAVAAANPAGPLEIYPGSPMLARMLMRPQDRLTLTELHPADHATLAGRFAGDWQVKVIHLDGWLALGSFVPPKEKRGLVLIDPAFEVTDEFERIADGLVKAWKRWTNGMYLVWYPLKDRKGIDRFHRTLEEAGVRDVLTLELSIGRSDPDSPMRGSGMTLVNAPYTLADDMRVALPWLRDVLGEGPDAEAVVRQIIPE
- a CDS encoding cytoplasmic protein, translated to MRLSLQATRLAVAALLLSGATLSGTAVQAQERVYFAVTSEPRLPACSDASVQGAVAGRVASADAIYYGGRTITGIERIAEVGYRADGISPLARRYCSGIATLSDGSRHGVHYALVEYNGFASVGWRVDACLEGLDRWHVHNGGCRTVRP
- a CDS encoding cold-shock protein, which encodes MHDGDSDRRARGRRGGKREFGGPQDFGSDFGGGSDFGGGDFGGARRTGGYGYGRDEYASGDRDGGSRYGGGRDGGYGGGREGGGGYGGGRGGYGGGGREGGGGYGGGGGRGGFGGGRDGGGGGYGGGGGRFGGGGGGGGGRFGGGGGGGDGDGEGGFRPRRPRPEFDAPVERGPRQPGTVKFFKADKGFGFITPDNGEADVFVHISAVERSGFQSLDSGQRVSFETEPDRRGKGPKAVNLQLLEGDASGAADAGQDQDDDGYDD
- a CDS encoding DUF6665 family protein → MSLRPPSSRSPDPEDPIAAALRQDVLAEKAATLARLTGKLDEALHRLAAAERRLAEAGEDERAHRLERLEQRRDEAGEALWHVIIQRELCGLRRHQEFLALVGVPASVQLRMGPARRGSEKR
- a CDS encoding GNAT family N-acetyltransferase; translation: MPIRPARLDDLPDLLAINQANVPAVGDLDADSLARLMQQAAHVLVAETADAGVAGFLLCLHEGAAYGSPNYAWLAARHPRMAYVDRIALAEGQRSQGLGAQLYAALAAAEAGTGRPLTCEVNERPANPGSLRFHQRLGFEITGRADHGSKAVIFLVRPADAKDMIR
- a CDS encoding MFS transporter, with translation MTSASAPLTARSMAAYGAMALPLAFAGLPVYLHAPDFYATDLGVSLAALGTVLLGLRLIDAVQDPFIGSLSDRWSSHRGLILWIGALMLGGGFWMVFTPMGSAPLLWFAAAVLLCTTGFSVVSINLQALGGLWHASDADRTRIASWREGFGLLGLLLAAMAPTVLAFGDPRAVAFERLALLYLPLLALGLLLLLRWLRRAQLDAPAADEAGVGWREVLAGRWRRQFFGLYLANTVAGSIPAVLVMFFIRDRIGAEAQTGLFLLAYFLSGALSMALWPRIAARFGKPQAWALSMGLAIATFVWASLLGPGDVTAYAVVCILSGLALGADLALPAAILADHIARDRAQDAASRLYSVMTFVSKAALALATGLVLPTLGLLGYVPGSALTETGGLLLSLAYAALPCLLKAVTLVWLLKMMPVLAPAPLAPDAAAGVDGVPGSGRPAL
- a CDS encoding MBL fold metallo-hydrolase, whose translation is MSSATDDTLPPIQVAIIPVTGFQQNCSLIWNPATMAGAVVDPGGDVEIILETIKAYKVSVERILLTHGHLDHVGGAADLAAALGVPVEGPHEADRPLIARVEEQAIKFGVSGLKSVEPDRWLSEGETVRIADRDFSVLHCPGHAPGHVVFYNPDLKFAVSGDVLFAGSVGRTDLPGGDHATLIHSIRTKLLPLGDDVTFLPGHGEASTLGHERLTNPFLR